The Camelus bactrianus isolate YW-2024 breed Bactrian camel chromosome 32, ASM4877302v1, whole genome shotgun sequence genome includes a region encoding these proteins:
- the LOC123616973 gene encoding uncharacterized protein LOC123616973 produces the protein MGQTPPDGPQPHVAAPTLSRRESACAEWRALSRAAVSPGLACGLPGLSRVVRPAEGACVGAEAGGQRQPGRPEPSRMEVLDEFDSEFPQSVTFCQLISEEDFERQAATYTERALRRLFRSIDRNPALAERVVRKGKQAECERRGFLSFLWAKFSCAVQGDMNCCNSMGAREMHQRLEQLKRGIHRVHLYSQDAKKKRRKPKPKKSEPILLRDRSTSPCLPPTLPPPPLPPPATTMASMVAPSSPVYTMPRVFGPFPPLPSTSVEKLEVSRSEVKLNWTGLSSNPKSHMVDLTPLVLNPGGFHFSYLARNSAHKLHCQGVPWTSACSGFPNSEEMPSPSVKASIFTPPVLIKFQPIPRPKEDSENVPGSAESVPHQKDP, from the exons ATGGGCCAAACTCCGCCAGATGGGCCTCAGCCCCACGTGGCTGCGCCCACCCTGTCGAGGCGTGAGAGCGCATGCGCAGAGTGGCGGGCATTGTCACGTGCGGCCGTCTCGCCGGGATTGGCCTGCGGTCTCCCGGGACTGTCCCGAGTGGTCCGGCCGGCGGAGGGAGCCTGCGTCGGCGCGGAGGCTGGGGGACAGCG GCAGCCGGGCCGCCCGGAGCCCTCGAGGATGGAGGTCCTGGACGAGTTCGACAGTGAGTTCCCCCAGAGTGTGACCTTCTGCCAGCTCATCTCTGAGGAGGACTTCGAGAGGCAGGCTGCGACCTACACGGAGCGCGCGCTGCGCCGCCTCTTCCGCAGCATCGACCGCAACCCGGCGCTGGCCGAGAGGGTGGTGCGCAAGGGCAAGCAGGCCGAGTGCGAGCGGCGCGggttcctctccttcctctgg GCCAAGTTCTCCTGCGCCGTCCAGGGGGATATGAACTGTTGCAACAGCATGGGCGCCCGGGAGATGCACCAGCGCCTGGAGCAGCTGAAGAGGGGCATCCACCGCGTGCACCTCTACTCGCAGG ATgccaagaagaagagaaggaagccaaAACCGAAGAAATCAGAACCCATCCTCTTGAGAGACCGGTCAACCTCCCCGTGCCTGCCACCAACCTTGCCAcctccaccactgccaccacctgcCACCACCATGGCCTCCATGGTGGCCCCATCATCCCCTGTCTACACTATGCCCAGGGTCTTTGGCCCCTTCCCTCCACTGCCCAGCACATCG GTGGAGAAACTGGAAGTTTCGAGGTCTGAAGTGAAATTAAATTGGACTGGCCTCTCATCAAACCCAAAGAG CCACATGGTTGATCTGACCCCCTTGGTCCTCAATCCTGGAGGCTTCCACTTCTCATACTTGGCTAGGAACAGTGCTCACAAGCTCCATTGCCAGGGCGTCCCCTG GACCTCTGCCTGTAGTGGCTTCCCCAACAGTGAGGAGATGCCCTCCCCTTCTGTGAAGGCCTCCATCTTCACCCCGCCTGTCCTGATCAAGTTCCAGCCTATACCCAGACCCAAAGAAGACTCAGAGAATGTCCCTGGCAGTGCAGAGTCCGTGCCCCACCAGAAGGACCCGTAA